From a single Calothrix sp. NIES-2098 genomic region:
- a CDS encoding cytochrome c oxidase subunit II, whose protein sequence is MEQIPVSLWTLVAGVLVTAISIWIGQHHSLLPEQASLQAPMVDGFFNIMFTIAIALFLVVEGTIVIFLVKYRRRRGDNSDGLPVEGNVPLEIFWTAIPSLIVLCLGIYSVDVFNRMGGLEPAGHPHGAAHAAHVSGSAMAATLDNPGEAKVAPKIGIGATSTTQDKAADLVVDVQGMQYAWIFNYPESGVSSGELHVPVGADVQLNLSAQDVIHSFWVPNFRLKQDAIPGIATQLRFVATKPGTYPVVCAELCGGYHGSMRSQVVVHTPEEFESWLTENQVAQKQDLHQAIAVNPADLSTSEFLAPHVHEMGVSAATLESMVKSH, encoded by the coding sequence ATGGAACAAATTCCTGTTTCACTTTGGACTTTGGTTGCTGGTGTATTAGTTACGGCGATCAGCATTTGGATTGGTCAACATCACAGTCTATTACCAGAGCAAGCATCGCTACAAGCGCCGATGGTAGATGGATTTTTTAACATCATGTTTACCATTGCGATCGCTCTATTTTTGGTAGTAGAAGGAACAATAGTAATTTTTCTAGTTAAGTACCGTCGCCGTCGGGGAGATAATTCCGATGGCTTACCAGTTGAAGGTAATGTTCCCCTAGAAATTTTTTGGACGGCGATTCCATCACTGATTGTCCTCTGTTTAGGCATTTACAGCGTAGATGTTTTTAACAGAATGGGCGGTTTGGAACCAGCCGGACATCCTCATGGTGCGGCTCATGCTGCGCACGTGAGTGGAAGTGCTATGGCTGCAACTCTGGATAATCCAGGGGAAGCAAAAGTTGCACCGAAAATTGGGATTGGTGCGACTTCTACAACTCAAGACAAAGCCGCCGATTTGGTTGTGGATGTCCAAGGGATGCAGTACGCCTGGATATTTAACTATCCCGAAAGTGGCGTAAGTTCTGGAGAATTGCACGTTCCGGTTGGTGCTGATGTGCAACTCAATCTTTCAGCACAAGATGTAATTCACTCATTCTGGGTGCCGAACTTCCGCTTGAAGCAAGATGCAATTCCCGGTATCGCTACCCAATTGCGGTTTGTCGCCACTAAACCAGGTACATATCCTGTAGTTTGCGCTGAATTGTGCGGTGGTTATCACGGTTCCATGCGATCGCAAGTAGTTGTTCACACACCAGAAGAGTTTGAAAGCTGGCTGACAGAAAATCAAGTTGCGCAAAAGCAAGATTTGCATCAAGCGATCGCGGTTAACCCAGCCGATTTATCAACATCAGAGTTTCTTGCTCCCCATGTCCACGAGATGGGAGTGAGTGCAGCAACTCTAGAGTCAATGGTTAAGAGTCATTAG
- a CDS encoding cytochrome c oxidase subunit III, translated as MTIATTTSEHHQEHHPDLRVWGLLTFLISESLMFGGFFATYLYLRGGTEVWPPEGTEVELFLPTINTIILVSSSFVIHFGDKAIKKNNVKGMRFWYIITAIMGAIFLGGQVYEYATLGYGLTTNIFANCFYLMTGFHGLHVFVGLLLILGVLWRSRRPGHYSATKHTGIEMAEIYWHFVDIIWIILFTLVYILTLF; from the coding sequence ATGACCATAGCGACAACAACGAGCGAACATCACCAAGAACATCATCCAGATTTACGAGTCTGGGGGTTGTTGACCTTCCTGATTTCGGAATCCCTAATGTTTGGCGGATTCTTTGCCACTTACTTGTACTTGAGAGGTGGTACAGAAGTTTGGCCACCGGAGGGAACTGAGGTAGAGTTATTTTTGCCGACGATTAACACCATTATCCTGGTGTCTAGTAGTTTCGTCATTCACTTTGGCGATAAGGCGATTAAAAAGAATAACGTCAAGGGTATGCGGTTTTGGTATATTATCACCGCAATCATGGGCGCAATATTCTTAGGTGGTCAGGTTTACGAGTACGCCACATTAGGATACGGTTTGACTACCAACATCTTCGCCAACTGCTTTTATTTGATGACAGGCTTCCACGGTTTGCACGTATTTGTGGGACTGTTATTAATTTTAGGTGTGTTATGGCGATCGCGTCGTCCCGGCCATTATTCTGCTACCAAACATACTGGCATTGAAATGGCAGAAATTTACTGGCACTTTGTAGACATCATCTGGATTATTCTCTTCACGTTGGTGTACATTCTCACTTTGTTTTAA
- a CDS encoding 4Fe-4S ferredoxin iron-sulfur binding domain-containing protein, giving the protein MPYTIPNNSCVGCDNCRPQCPTGAIKIENNEYWIDPCLCNNCEGYYPEPQCVIACPTNSPIPWQAKKGRCKVEPRDATSPDLFSNGKNNPFASAIVIWEACNVLAQRTSLNWEIDEAGYLSYSRQVNQGRGAIAFHIQDPFNVSTRTTDIEAIEALDIRAACIHLIFAAYATALEQPWEQEFSIDERQLEKYLGLEKRKDLSKNAKLTLMKNIVQQACSLIISIDWPQQGRVKGFSVAGTRLWHLVDIEHYFQEDDRGCKYLVGLTFKIRAGIWAQHFLNKQACKERTAFYQYGILPKTLLTTIMSIWQQHEGAARLMLWLLFKTKMGREQRITVPTLLRVAYGEEKVTLASRQREERKRLLRTFESDLEILNHYGIKPIFDPVTYPVEIQPLWAKLIDLPEDPEAALEFWMNDGGGETRLTDTGPRGKWNLLMNARILSFDLPTEWEYQNSDSDKKPRRNVNRNRRKPKTTGDLLGEQILEARKNLNLSQRELAKLTGKSQSWIRDIENGRLKAKLEDQALLRKVLNMA; this is encoded by the coding sequence ATGCCGTATACCATTCCTAACAACAGTTGCGTTGGATGTGATAATTGCCGTCCCCAATGTCCGACGGGTGCAATTAAAATCGAAAACAACGAATATTGGATCGATCCTTGTCTTTGTAACAATTGCGAAGGTTATTATCCCGAACCGCAATGTGTAATCGCCTGTCCCACAAATTCACCAATTCCGTGGCAAGCGAAAAAGGGGAGATGTAAAGTAGAACCGAGAGATGCTACCAGTCCAGATTTGTTTTCTAACGGGAAAAATAACCCTTTTGCTTCAGCGATTGTGATTTGGGAAGCTTGCAACGTCCTAGCACAGCGCACATCTCTCAATTGGGAAATTGATGAAGCTGGGTATTTATCTTATAGCAGACAAGTTAATCAGGGTAGAGGTGCGATCGCATTTCACATCCAAGATCCATTCAACGTCAGCACTCGAACAACAGATATTGAAGCAATTGAAGCCCTAGATATTCGAGCCGCTTGCATCCATTTAATTTTTGCAGCTTATGCAACTGCCTTAGAGCAACCTTGGGAGCAAGAATTTTCCATTGACGAACGCCAACTAGAGAAATATTTAGGGTTAGAAAAACGCAAAGACCTGAGCAAAAATGCCAAACTAACTTTAATGAAAAACATCGTGCAACAAGCTTGCTCGTTAATAATTTCCATTGATTGGCCGCAACAAGGCCGAGTCAAAGGATTCTCAGTAGCAGGAACCCGCTTGTGGCACTTAGTAGACATCGAGCATTACTTTCAAGAAGACGACCGCGGATGCAAATATTTAGTGGGGCTAACTTTTAAAATTAGAGCCGGAATTTGGGCGCAGCATTTCTTAAATAAACAAGCTTGCAAAGAGCGCACCGCATTCTATCAATATGGCATTCTCCCAAAAACACTGTTAACTACTATTATGAGTATTTGGCAGCAACATGAAGGCGCAGCCAGACTCATGCTGTGGTTGCTGTTTAAAACTAAAATGGGCAGAGAGCAACGCATTACAGTTCCTACCTTACTGCGTGTTGCTTACGGTGAAGAAAAAGTCACCTTAGCCTCTAGACAAAGAGAAGAACGCAAACGCTTGCTGCGGACATTTGAAAGCGATCTAGAAATACTGAATCATTATGGAATTAAACCTATATTTGACCCAGTTACCTATCCGGTAGAAATTCAACCATTGTGGGCAAAGTTAATCGATTTACCAGAAGATCCAGAAGCAGCCTTAGAATTTTGGATGAATGATGGCGGTGGCGAAACCCGACTAACAGATACAGGCCCCCGTGGTAAGTGGAATCTGCTGATGAATGCCCGAATTTTATCTTTTGATTTGCCAACAGAATGGGAGTACCAAAACTCAGACTCAGACAAAAAGCCACGGCGTAACGTTAACCGCAATCGCAGAAAGCCTAAAACCACAGGCGATTTGCTAGGCGAACAGATTTTAGAAGCGCGAAAAAATCTCAACCTGTCTCAAAGAGAATTGGCAAAGTTGACAGGTAAAAGCCAAAGCTGGATTCGCGATATTGAAAACGGGCGTTTAAAAGCCAAGCTAGAAGACCAAGCACTCTTGCGCAAAGTACTGAATATGGCTTAA
- a CDS encoding cytochrome c oxidase subunit I: MTKVEFPRNTPPDKNKPQSLVVSHTAHPKAWKWQDYFTFNVDHKVIGIQYLVTAFVFYLIGGLMAMGIRVELSTPEADFLDPNLYNAFMTNHGTIMIFLWIVPSAIGGFGNFLVPLMVGARDMAFPKLNAIAFWLNPPAGLLLLASFIFGGSQSGWTAYPPLSLVTAPIAQSMWILAIVLVGTSSILGSLNFVITILMMKVPSMKWDQLPLFCWAILATSVLALLSTPVLAAGLVLLLFDLNFGTSFFKPDAGGNVVLYQHLFWFYSHPAVYLMILPIFGIMSEVIPVHSRKPIFGYKAIAYSSLAICVVGLFVWVHHMFTSGTPGWMRMFFTISTLIVAVPTGVKIFGWVATLWGGKIRFTTAMLFAIGLLSMFVMGGLSGVTMGTAPFDVHVHDTYYVVAHFHYVLFGGSVFGIYAGIYHWFPKMTGRMLNETWGRIHFGLTLVGTNLTFLPMHELGLQGMPRRVAMYDPQFLDLNQICTIGSIILGLSVVPFTINIIQSWMKGPLAGDNPWEALTLEWTTSSPPAIENWEELPVVTHGPYDYGHDHVSVGTPEVSA, translated from the coding sequence ATGACAAAAGTAGAATTTCCTCGAAATACGCCACCAGATAAGAATAAGCCTCAATCTTTGGTGGTTAGTCACACTGCGCACCCAAAAGCGTGGAAATGGCAAGACTATTTCACGTTTAATGTCGATCACAAGGTAATTGGGATTCAATACCTGGTGACAGCATTCGTGTTCTATCTCATCGGTGGCTTGATGGCGATGGGTATCCGAGTTGAATTGTCAACACCGGAAGCAGATTTCCTCGACCCCAATCTCTACAACGCTTTCATGACTAACCACGGGACGATCATGATCTTTTTGTGGATCGTTCCCAGTGCGATTGGGGGATTTGGCAACTTCCTAGTACCGTTGATGGTTGGTGCTAGAGATATGGCTTTCCCCAAGCTGAATGCGATCGCCTTTTGGTTAAACCCACCAGCAGGTTTATTACTGCTAGCTAGTTTTATCTTTGGCGGTTCTCAATCTGGTTGGACAGCTTACCCACCTTTAAGTTTAGTCACAGCACCCATCGCCCAAAGTATGTGGATTTTGGCGATCGTGTTGGTGGGAACTTCCTCAATTTTGGGTTCGCTGAACTTTGTCATCACCATCCTGATGATGAAGGTTCCCAGCATGAAATGGGATCAACTACCTTTATTCTGCTGGGCAATTTTAGCAACTTCCGTGCTAGCACTTCTCTCTACACCTGTGTTAGCGGCTGGTTTGGTACTGTTATTGTTTGACCTCAACTTTGGTACTTCCTTCTTTAAACCAGATGCAGGCGGTAATGTTGTCCTTTATCAACACTTGTTCTGGTTCTATTCTCACCCGGCAGTATATTTAATGATTCTGCCCATCTTCGGCATTATGTCCGAAGTCATCCCCGTTCACAGCCGTAAGCCAATTTTCGGATATAAAGCGATCGCTTATTCTAGTTTAGCAATCTGCGTTGTTGGGTTGTTCGTTTGGGTACACCACATGTTTACCAGTGGTACACCCGGTTGGATGCGGATGTTCTTCACCATCTCTACCTTAATCGTTGCCGTTCCTACTGGCGTGAAGATTTTCGGTTGGGTGGCGACATTGTGGGGTGGTAAGATTCGCTTTACTACTGCCATGCTGTTTGCGATCGGCTTATTGTCCATGTTTGTCATGGGTGGCTTAAGCGGCGTGACAATGGGTACAGCCCCCTTTGATGTCCACGTTCACGACACATATTATGTAGTCGCACACTTCCACTATGTTCTATTTGGCGGTTCTGTATTTGGGATTTACGCCGGGATTTATCACTGGTTCCCCAAAATGACCGGACGGATGCTGAATGAAACTTGGGGACGGATTCACTTTGGACTCACCTTGGTTGGTACAAACCTGACATTCCTACCCATGCACGAATTAGGTTTGCAAGGAATGCCCCGCCGAGTGGCAATGTACGATCCCCAGTTTCTCGATCTTAACCAGATTTGTACCATTGGTTCAATCATCTTGGGACTTTCAGTTGTTCCCTTCACTATCAACATTATCCAAAGCTGGATGAAAGGGCCTTTGGCTGGTGATAACCCTTGGGAAGCTTTGACTTTAGAATGGACAACCAGTTCGCCACCAGCGATTGAAAACTGGGAAGAATTACCTGTTGTCACTCACGGCCCTTACGACTACGGTCACGATCATGTGTCGGTGGGAACGCCAGAAGTTAGTGCTTAG
- a CDS encoding putative transposase — protein MAGVTKVKIKESAEELHELLRKQKTALGKERIQALYLLKIKQVKTIQDLAVVLGRGSATVQRWLKVYAESGITSLVSRKKGSGRPPIINTDVREQLSKELEDPQGFKSYEEIRTWLKAVEGVEASYKVVHDTVRYQMKAKLKVPRAVGIKHQPEAEEEFKKNSHNT, from the coding sequence ATGGCAGGAGTCACCAAAGTAAAAATAAAGGAGTCAGCCGAGGAATTACATGAGCTGCTAAGAAAACAAAAAACAGCATTAGGTAAAGAACGGATTCAAGCGTTGTATTTACTGAAGATAAAGCAGGTAAAGACAATACAAGATTTAGCAGTGGTATTGGGCAGAGGAAGCGCGACGGTACAAAGGTGGTTAAAAGTTTATGCAGAGTCAGGAATCACTAGTCTCGTATCAAGAAAAAAAGGTTCAGGGCGACCACCAATTATTAACACAGATGTTCGAGAGCAGCTTTCAAAGGAACTGGAAGACCCCCAGGGATTTAAAAGTTATGAAGAAATCCGAACATGGTTAAAAGCGGTAGAGGGTGTAGAAGCTTCATACAAAGTAGTACATGATACAGTGCGTTATCAAATGAAAGCGAAGCTAAAGGTGCCGCGTGCAGTAGGCATTAAACACCAACCAGAAGCGGAAGAAGAGTTTAAAAAAAACTCCCACAATACCTAG
- a CDS encoding 4Fe-4S ferredoxin iron-sulfur binding domain-containing protein has protein sequence MAQLTGLTFGGKTWTPKFAQAIDKDKCIGCGRCMKVCGYNVLDLKALNEEGEFVEDEDDEEIERKVMVVANPDNCIGCEACSRICPKNCYTHGALDN, from the coding sequence ATGGCACAACTAACAGGATTGACCTTTGGAGGTAAGACTTGGACTCCCAAATTTGCCCAAGCAATTGATAAGGATAAATGTATCGGCTGTGGCAGATGCATGAAAGTATGCGGTTATAATGTGCTGGATCTAAAAGCTCTCAATGAAGAAGGTGAATTTGTTGAAGATGAGGATGATGAAGAAATTGAGCGCAAGGTAATGGTAGTTGCTAATCCAGACAACTGTATTGGTTGTGAAGCTTGTTCGCGGATTTGTCCTAAGAATTGCTACACTCACGGCGCATTAGACAATTAA
- a CDS encoding protein kinase: protein MMICCLNPDCSNPLNSDENKVCQACNTPLTGLLRNRFRVIRVLSDEGGFGRTYLSQDVDKLHERCVIKQLAPKFQGTWSQKKAMELFAEEAKRLQQLGEHPQIPTLLAYFEQDHCLYLVQQFINGDNLLTELQQRKTYKDKEIQAILLDLLPILKFIHDRGVIHRDLKPENIIRRHSDGRLCLIDFGSSKQLTARVQNKIGTSIGSHGYSPIEQIRDGKAYPASDLFGLGTTCFHLLTGISPFQLWTEHGYSWVTNWRQYLRKPLDAELDRVLDKLLQKDIRNRYQSVDEVLKDLSQKQPLRRLPSVKFSGKTAKTQTQNLPKKSNFLRFPIAIAAAMLLFGFGDSWYQQFHRLQTSLSARFNQQHNRSRNSEAVLGQPAKTTLGKISLANTLPGNENGILSVAISPDGRLFASNSDRTIKLWNLATGKEIFTLNGHSQRVNVVAISPNGKTLVSGSDDNTIKVWNLATGKVIHTLIGHSDSIHALVISPNGKILASGSDDNTIKVWNLETGEHLRTLVGHEFWVRSMAISPDGKILASGSFDKTIKLWNLAKGYAIRTLKGDGKTITSLAISPDGKILASANRDRTIKLWNLATGQEIRTLIGHDTTVTSLAISPDGQTLASGSRDRTIKLWNLSTGEEFFTLTGHTNTITTLSFSPDGKTLISGSEDNTIKIWDVTS from the coding sequence ATGATGATCTGCTGCTTAAATCCCGATTGCTCAAATCCACTAAATTCAGATGAAAATAAGGTTTGCCAAGCTTGTAATACCCCACTCACAGGACTTTTAAGAAATCGCTTCCGTGTTATTCGAGTGCTTTCCGATGAGGGGGGATTTGGCAGAACTTATTTATCACAAGATGTAGATAAATTACACGAACGCTGTGTAATTAAGCAATTAGCTCCAAAGTTTCAAGGAACTTGGTCGCAGAAAAAAGCAATGGAGTTATTTGCTGAAGAAGCCAAACGACTGCAACAACTCGGAGAACATCCGCAAATTCCCACTCTCTTAGCTTATTTTGAGCAAGATCACTGCCTATATTTAGTGCAGCAGTTTATCAATGGGGATAATTTGTTAACCGAGTTGCAGCAACGTAAGACATATAAGGACAAGGAAATTCAAGCTATTTTACTTGATTTGCTCCCTATCCTCAAATTTATTCACGATCGCGGCGTCATTCACCGAGATCTCAAACCGGAAAATATTATTCGGCGTCATAGTGATGGACGCTTATGCTTGATAGATTTTGGCTCCTCAAAGCAATTAACAGCAAGAGTCCAAAATAAAATCGGTACTTCTATTGGTTCTCATGGTTACTCTCCAATTGAACAGATTCGAGATGGTAAAGCTTATCCAGCGAGCGATTTATTTGGCTTGGGAACTACCTGCTTTCATCTGTTAACGGGAATTTCTCCCTTTCAATTGTGGACAGAACATGGATATTCTTGGGTGACAAATTGGCGACAATATTTGCGTAAACCACTGGATGCGGAATTAGATCGGGTACTCGATAAGCTGTTACAAAAAGATATCCGCAACCGCTATCAATCAGTGGATGAAGTACTCAAAGATTTGTCACAAAAACAACCACTGCGACGTTTACCATCAGTTAAATTTTCTGGTAAAACTGCCAAGACTCAGACACAAAATTTACCCAAAAAATCAAATTTTTTGCGATTCCCGATCGCGATCGCTGCTGCTATGTTGTTATTTGGATTTGGAGACTCTTGGTATCAACAGTTTCACCGCTTACAAACCAGTTTATCTGCTCGCTTCAATCAACAACATAATCGCTCGCGTAACAGTGAAGCAGTTTTGGGTCAGCCAGCAAAAACGACTTTGGGGAAGATTTCCTTAGCTAATACTCTCCCAGGAAATGAAAATGGGATTTTGTCTGTTGCTATTAGTCCTGATGGTAGATTGTTCGCTAGCAACAGCGATCGCACAATCAAATTATGGAATCTAGCCACAGGAAAAGAAATCTTCACCCTGAACGGTCATTCCCAGAGAGTGAATGTCGTTGCTATCAGCCCGAATGGTAAAACTCTTGTAAGTGGTAGCGATGATAACACTATTAAAGTGTGGAATTTGGCTACAGGTAAAGTAATTCACACCTTAATCGGACATTCAGATTCAATTCATGCCCTAGTCATTAGCCCAAATGGTAAAATCCTGGCTAGCGGTAGCGATGATAACACTATTAAAGTTTGGAATTTAGAAACAGGAGAACATCTCCGTACTTTGGTTGGTCATGAATTCTGGGTGCGGTCAATGGCTATTAGCCCAGATGGTAAAATTCTGGCTAGCGGGAGTTTTGATAAAACTATTAAATTGTGGAATTTAGCTAAGGGATACGCAATTCGCACCTTAAAAGGAGATGGCAAAACGATTACTTCGCTAGCTATCAGTCCCGATGGTAAAATTCTTGCCAGTGCCAACCGCGATCGCACAATTAAATTGTGGAATTTAGCTACAGGTCAAGAAATACGGACACTCATCGGTCATGACACCACGGTTACATCGTTGGCTATTAGTCCAGATGGTCAGACACTTGCTAGTGGAAGTCGCGATCGCACAATTAAATTATGGAATTTATCTACAGGAGAAGAATTTTTTACCTTAACTGGACATACCAATACCATAACAACCCTCAGCTTTAGCCCTGATGGTAAAACCCTAATCAGCGGTAGTGAGGACAACACTATTAAGATTTGGGATGTAACTAGTTAG
- a CDS encoding WD-40 repeat protein, with protein sequence MSVNLLNSKIRVLTATFFLALGFGGVWSSQFPLAATGETGETYSPNRLVSDVLTLTGHSGSVRAVAISPDGNTLASVSTDNTIKLWNLTTGQELRTLQGHSNWINTLAFSPDGMTLASGSLDKTIKLWNLTTGEEIRTLKGHSLSVQSIAFSADGSTLASSSWDQTIKLWNSSTGEVIRTLKGECDIFNSLAFSSDGNTLASSNQFDKNIKLWDISTGKVTRTLAGHLGVVNAVTISPDGKTLASGGWDGTIKLWNLATGTEIATFKADKTRVWSVAFSPDGKTVASGGWDGTVRLWSVSERREIRSLTGHTNRIWAVAFNPNGKSVVSASKDRTIKVWPLLPSNGEQAKR encoded by the coding sequence ATGTCTGTAAATCTCTTAAACTCAAAAATTAGAGTCTTAACAGCCACATTTTTCCTGGCGTTAGGATTTGGGGGCGTTTGGTCTTCGCAATTTCCCTTAGCCGCAACTGGTGAAACAGGTGAAACATATTCTCCCAATCGACTAGTATCCGATGTTTTAACTCTCACGGGGCATTCTGGCTCAGTTAGGGCTGTAGCTATTAGCCCGGATGGCAATACCCTTGCTAGTGTCAGTACAGACAACACGATTAAACTGTGGAATTTGACTACCGGACAGGAACTCCGTACCCTCCAGGGACATAGCAATTGGATTAATACTTTAGCTTTTAGCCCTGATGGTATGACTCTTGCCAGTGGTAGTTTAGATAAAACCATCAAATTGTGGAATCTGACTACGGGAGAGGAAATACGTACCCTCAAAGGACATTCGCTCTCGGTTCAGTCTATAGCTTTTAGCGCGGATGGCAGTACTCTTGCAAGTAGTAGTTGGGATCAGACCATCAAACTTTGGAACTCTTCTACTGGAGAAGTCATCCGCACCCTCAAAGGAGAGTGCGATATTTTTAATTCCTTAGCCTTTAGCTCGGATGGCAATACTCTTGCTAGTAGCAATCAATTTGATAAGAATATCAAACTGTGGGACATTTCTACTGGAAAAGTTACGCGCACCTTGGCAGGTCATTTGGGTGTAGTGAATGCTGTAACTATTAGTCCCGATGGTAAAACCCTTGCTAGTGGTGGTTGGGATGGCACGATCAAATTGTGGAACTTGGCTACAGGAACAGAAATCGCTACCTTCAAAGCAGATAAAACCAGAGTTTGGTCGGTAGCCTTCAGCCCCGATGGTAAAACCGTTGCTAGTGGTGGTTGGGATGGGACTGTAAGACTGTGGAGTGTATCTGAGAGAAGGGAAATCCGCAGCTTAACTGGACATACCAATAGAATTTGGGCTGTTGCCTTCAACCCTAATGGCAAAAGCGTTGTTAGCGCTAGTAAGGATCGTACAATCAAAGTCTGGCCATTGTTGCCATCAAATGGAGAACAGGCAAAGCGGTAG
- a CDS encoding transposase family protein, which produces MQWKRENFYLYGLVEPLTGENFIWEFSHLNAACFQIFLEKFSANYAQDIHIIQLDNGAFHFSQHLQIPENIILLFQPPHTPQVNPIERLWEEVKRYLAWESFGALDELRQFIWKRLEKLNTSTIASITGWDFILDALFESNFS; this is translated from the coding sequence ATGCAATGGAAGCGAGAAAATTTTTATTTATATGGATTGGTAGAACCATTAACTGGTGAGAATTTTATTTGGGAATTCTCTCATTTAAATGCAGCTTGTTTTCAGATTTTTCTAGAAAAATTCTCGGCTAATTATGCCCAAGATATACATATTATTCAGTTAGACAATGGTGCTTTTCATTTTAGTCAACATCTTCAGATACCAGAAAATATAATTTTGTTATTTCAACCCCCACATACACCGCAAGTTAATCCAATTGAGCGATTGTGGGAGGAAGTTAAAAGATATTTGGCGTGGGAAAGTTTTGGAGCGTTGGATGAATTAAGACAATTTATCTGGAAGCGTTTGGAGAAATTAAACACATCAACCATTGCTTCTATTACAGGTTGGGACTTTATTCTTGATGCTTTATTTGAATCAAATTTTTCGTGA
- a CDS encoding nitrogenase-associated protein — translation MARVIFYEKPGCKGGTRQKVLLTAAGHEVVPHNLLAEPWTAERLRSFFGDRPVAEWFNQSSPRVKSGEVVPEKLDANTALSLMLQDPLLIRRPLIQVGDRREVGFEVDKIDAWIGLQPVDESFREMAANLMGKDLQGCAHGGHHEHHHREGGCNGHGHEQHHQQGSCKH, via the coding sequence ATGGCTAGAGTAATTTTTTATGAAAAACCAGGCTGTAAAGGTGGTACGAGACAAAAAGTTTTACTAACAGCCGCAGGTCATGAAGTAGTACCACATAACTTACTCGCAGAACCTTGGACAGCGGAAAGATTGCGGTCATTTTTTGGCGATCGCCCCGTAGCCGAATGGTTTAATCAGAGTTCGCCTAGGGTAAAATCTGGTGAGGTAGTTCCTGAAAAACTGGATGCAAACACCGCTTTATCGCTAATGTTGCAAGATCCGCTATTAATTCGCCGTCCGTTAATTCAAGTAGGTGATCGCCGCGAGGTAGGATTTGAAGTAGACAAAATTGACGCTTGGATTGGCTTACAACCTGTAGATGAATCTTTCCGCGAAATGGCTGCAAACTTGATGGGCAAAGATTTACAAGGCTGCGCGCACGGTGGTCATCATGAACACCACCATCGTGAAGGCGGCTGTAACGGTCACGGTCACGAACAGCACCATCAACAAGGTAGCTGTAAGCATTAG
- a CDS encoding adenylate cyclase — MAAEIERKFLVKEDSWRKLAEGSRFVQGYISTAKEATVRVRIVGNQGYLTIKGISVKYSRSEFEYPIPLADAQEMLDTLCDRPLIEKVRYRIESGDLIWEIDEFDGVNKGLIIAEVELSDEQQQIELPSWIGEEVSDNPKYFNSNLVKHPFSQW, encoded by the coding sequence ATGGCAGCAGAAATAGAGCGCAAATTTTTGGTCAAAGAAGATAGCTGGAGAAAGCTAGCTGAGGGTAGCCGATTTGTTCAAGGATATATTTCTACAGCGAAAGAAGCTACTGTACGTGTTCGTATAGTAGGAAACCAAGGTTACTTAACAATTAAGGGAATCAGCGTCAAATATAGCAGGTCAGAGTTTGAGTACCCAATTCCGCTTGCAGATGCTCAAGAAATGCTTGATACTTTGTGCGATCGCCCTTTAATTGAGAAAGTTCGATATAGGATAGAATCTGGTGATTTGATTTGGGAAATTGATGAATTTGATGGTGTCAATAAAGGACTGATAATAGCAGAAGTAGAACTTAGCGACGAACAACAACAGATTGAACTACCAAGCTGGATAGGTGAGGAAGTTTCAGACAACCCCAAGTATTTCAACAGCAATTTAGTTAAACATCCCTTTTCTCAATGGTAA